In the Salvia miltiorrhiza cultivar Shanhuang (shh) chromosome 8, IMPLAD_Smil_shh, whole genome shotgun sequence genome, TTTTCAGCCTTATGAATTGGTGCAGGTGTTTCAATTTTGTTCGAATGAATTGGTGCAGCCTTATGAATTGTGTTCGAATTTGAGGATTGGGTAGGTGCATCAGCCTCAattggattttcggattttgcttatatttcggattttttcggtttggatcggattttatccgaaaacttcggattttcggattcgGATCAACGGATTATATGGTTCGGATtggattttattttcttcaaacttcggattttcggatcggatcggatcaaGCAAAAATCCGATCCGTAATCCGAATGCTCACCCACCGTAATCTGGCCACCGCAGCTGTTTCTTCATCCGTTAATAAAGTTATCTCCGCCAGCAGTAGTGCTGGAAAACCTAGTTCAGTAGATGAGCCTGCATTGGTTAAGCTAAAGAATGAAAGGGACCCTGAGAAACTGTTCAATTTATTTAAGGCCAATGCCACAAATAAGCTTGTTGTTGAGAACCGATTTGTCTTTGAGGACACAGTCTCTAGGTTAGCTGGGGCGGGCCAGCTTGATTATATCGAGAATTTGCTTGAGCATCAGAAGACTCTGCCACAGGGTCGTCGGGAAGGGTTCATTATACGAATAATTATGTTGTATGGGAGGGCTAGAATGACTAAGCATGCTGTCAATACGTTTTGTGACATGCATTTGTATGGTTGTGTGAGGACTGTTAAGTCATTCAATGCTGCTTTGAAGGTATTGACTGAATCTCGGGATTTACAGGCGATTAATTGGTTTCTAAATGATGTTCCTGCTAGATTTGGAATTGTGCTAGATGCATATTCTTTTAATATTGTTATCAAGGGTTTATGTGAAATGGGTATACTGGATAAGGCGTTTCTTGTCATGGCTGGGATGGGAAAATGGGGACTAGCTCCTGATGTTTTTACATACACCTTGCTTATAGAGGCCTCTTACAAGTCGAACTGGCCAGAGATTGCGAATGGATTGTGGAGCCGGATGGTATTAAAAGGTTGTCTTCCCAATATTGCGACCTTCAATGTGAGGATTCAATACTTGGTAAATAAGGGGCGTACATGGGATGCTAATAAGTTGTTGGATTACATGCGGAGATTGAAGAAATCTCCTGAGTTTCCTGATGAGATCACATATAATTTGGTGATCAAAGGTTTCTGCAAAATGGGAAATCTAAAAATGGCTATGTATGTGTATTCTGCTTTTAGGAGTGAGGGCTACAAGCCAAATCAAAAAATTTACCAAACCTTGATCCATTATTTCTGTGAAGCAAGAGAAATCGACATGGCATACAACATGTGTAAACAAAGTATGGAGAATAACTGGTATCCTAGTGTGGACACCATCAACAAGCTGATCGATGGCCTGGTCAGAGATGAAAAACTTGAGAAGATTGATAAGGCAAGGCATATCTATAGTCTTGCTTTGAAAAGGAAACCTCCTTttaattcggctcaaattgaATTCATGAAATCCTTAGTATGAAGGAAATGAACTAATTTATTGGACGGGTCAACCGTCTCATAGGGAGGTAATTTGATTGATTGGTTGCAGAGCAAGGTCGATTGGAGCCTTGCCTTTGAGATACTACCTTTGGTGACTGCATGTAATTTCTTCAGCCGATTCTGGTTCTGCCCGAATGAGTTATTAGTGATGTGAAAGCTCTAAGAGGACGGATTCACTAAGTCGTAAGTTTAACTCAATTACTCAATTACATTACAAAGGTATAGATTTCTTGGTGTCTGTATCTGCTTATTCGGATTCGACATCTGTTATGAAttgtgttttaatttatttgaggtcATGTGTTATCTAGAGGTATATGCAGCAACACAGTGAGGTGGAGCTTTCCGGACTTGGCATGGGTAACTCCAATCCCTATTTGTACATTAAATGTGTTTTTCCTCGACCTTTTACCTGGTTATCGGTTcgattctcatttttttattttgtatgatAATGTTGATCGTGACTGATAAGAATGAAAGGGGTTTAGATTGTTGGGTTATGCTCTGTTTTGTCAAACGCGTTTCCAATTTTACGTGAATTGTGAAAGCATCTTGAGTTCTAGACTAGAAACTTTTTGCTGTGATGAGTTGGACGTTCTTTAAGCATATCAATTCCTTTTAGTCCTTTTGTTGTTTTCAGTTCTATGTTAGTTCTATGTTCATAAGGAAGGAATTGGTGTTAAGATGCTATGATAGATTGTTTAGTTATGTTGGTCTATACTTTATGATGGCATAAGGAGGTGCTACCTGCTTGTGTAAAAGTGTTGTGTAGAATGTGTAGCTTTGTAAGAGTAGCTCACTTGCCCAATGGTCAGTGACATTTTCCGGTTGCTCCTGTGTTAGAAATGCAATGTGCCTGTTTACTAGTTCCGTACCGTAACCCTGTCAAGAGCTATTAGTGGTTGAATTACTGTGTTCTTCTGATGTGCCTTAAACTACACTGCTCCGACTGCTCCGTATGTTTCTAAGATTGTGGTGCGGTTCTCTCGGGACCAGTTAGTCATGTGAAAATGTCTAATTGGAATTTGTGCTGGCAGCCTACTACTCATTCTCTTTCTGCGAGTTGCTGAGGATGTTTTTCTGTGCCATGAAATACAACATATTCCACCATAATGTACTCTAGAGTAATTTATTGCAAATAGATAAGCACTCGTTACTGGAGCCATTACGTGGCAGGGAGGAGCAAAAGTTATTTTCTGCTTCCTGTACATATCTGATCTACATGAttttgatgtagattattttgtAGAATGTGAATTCTGAACTTCTACTTTGTTTTTTATTTGCTGAGTGGATCCCATCCCATATtgtatgatttttaattttttctttttctctttgtcCTGGTTTTGTACTGATTTTGTGTTTGTTCTTATGCTATTATAGCAATCTCAACAGTTGTCTCAGTTGCTGAAATTCTGAAGAACAATGGATTTGCTGTTGAGAAGAGTGAGTTATTCTTTACAGCCCCATATTCTTTATTATTGTTTTGTAACCAACACATGCAACTTTGGAAACAAAATGCCATACTGATTTGAAAAGGTTTGATTGAGTAATCAGCTATAGCAGTAATTTTGGTGGTTGTTGGGATAAAATGGTGTTACAAAATGAAGGAAATTGCGTAATCTTATAAATCAAAGCCTTCAATTTGATTGCTGTTTTCTAATCAAGTGTATAAACGTTACAAATACATCATATATGTTACATAGATTAAATTAAATGTATCTACTTTTACACATGTAGAAATCATGACATCGACTGTGGAGATAAAGGATGATTCTCGGGGAAGGCCCGTTCAAAAAGCCAAGGTAAGTTGATTCCTGTTCAGACCGGTTTTGTGTATAAGGATTAGTGTTGATGTTTTTATCCTGATATATGTTTCTTCCCATATGTGATAAGAATACCATGAGTTGATGCTAAGGTACTTTTTCTTTAACATCTTATGGTACCCTTTTTTTTCCCCATATAGATTGAAGTAGTACTTGGGAAAACAGCAAATTTTGATGAGTTAATGGCCGTGGCGCAAGAGGGTAGGGAGAATGGAAATGATGAAGAATAAGCCTAGTCAGAGTTGATGTTTCAAGCCGTCTTCTCTTATTATGCCTACTGTTATGGATGTCGCATGTGTTTTAGTCATGTAAAATGGCATAAGAGGAAGTCTGAATAATGGCTTAAAGTTTTGTATCAAATTGTTTCTTGAATTTGTTGTGGTTAAAGCTTTTGCTTTAGGTGTAGCTATTCTTTCAATGTTGTTCATTAACCCTTTAATGGAATTATATGCAGTGGAATTGTGTTTTGTTAGTGGATTTATTGTTTTCTGTGAGATATTGGAGGCACTCCGTTTACACAAGGTTGCATACCTATATCAATGTTTTATTTCTTCAATACAACAATGGTTATCAATTGTGTTGTATATATGCACACTAATGAAATCAGATGCAAGGTTTGGACTAAAATATCCATATTTAGCATGCAAATCTGCAAGTGGGCTTCTGAAAATTTGAACTTGAAGCAGAGAAATCTGTTGAAATTCGCAGAGCCTAATAtgtaaaagtgaataaaatctTCAAGATGTTCTACACTTATTATGAAAATCTGAATAAGAACAATTCAAAATTGCACTTTTAGCTTGAAATCTGCTTATGTTTCCATCTAGATCTGTTACAATGTAATAAAATCTTTCAGATCAACCTCCAGGGAAAAATATACCCTGCTAACAATAGCTACTCTGCCCCCACGCCATTCTTAGAGTAAAACACCACAGTCCATTCATTTGATAGTGCGACATCAAGATAACCGTAGCTTCACCTTTCCCACACTGCCTACTTTCGAAGAAAATACCATACTGTATCTCCTGGTGAAAATGGCTTGGTTCAGAACGAAATATGGAGATAATAGTTTCTCACTTGTTGGAAAAGTGTTGCCTGCTGAGGGAAGTATGATGAGAGAATCAGCCTATTCCCTGCAGGTGATCCATCCTGCAATTTTATTACCTGTTAGATTCCTCCATGAACAGCAATATGCCAACAGGCAGGTCATGTAGAAGCGAAAAGTATGCTATCAATAAACTGCACGAGAATCAAGAATGAACTAGATTAGAAATATTATGAGCTACCATCTGCAGATGTAGTCTACGTTTTCCTTGCCTTATGATGACATGTTACGTAAGGGCGCATAATTGCTTCTTTGAACGAATAGAACAGTGGGATGTTCGCCTCATTATCTGCTTGTTCATATGTTGCTGCTGCATACATCATGGTAGTTGGTGCCTCAGTTGCTTCTGATATAAGCTACCAAATGGAGGAAAGCCATACACCCATTGAAATATGATAATCCGGTGAGCCATACAGAACAAAATCACGAAATAAATAGCTTGGAATGTAGAGTTTCTCAACCTCAAATTCCCAGAAAACTGTACACCATCACAAGAAATATCACATGCTCAGACTTTGAAGTGTTTCCTATTGTTTATTAAGACTTCTAGAACCTGCCAATTCATTCGTTAGACATGAATCTTGTAGCAAGGAATGCAAAATCACTGAGGTCTCCTTAGTCAGTTCATGAGTCGAGTAGCGCCCAAATATGGTCAAATACTTCAAAGCAACATCAAGCTTTGCATCAATAGGTTTGGAAGTAATCATGCTATTCCATTCTTTAGATTTCCCTACTAAACAAGCCCCATGTAATAGAGCAGCCAAACTCACCGAGTCTAGAGGGAAGCCTTTATTCAACATCTTATCAGTCAGCTGTAACGCAGTTCCAAGCATCCTGTTTAAACAAAGACAAGCGACAATCGAGCTGTACGCAGCAGATATGGGATGCCAACCATCACACACCATTGTCCCAAAGATATCAAGAAGCATAGGCTTATGCCACTCAGAACCATCTTGTGTCGACTGAATAATAGAAGCAGCATTGTTTGATAGCCCGTTCACCAAATAATGAAATGTAACATCATTGGGATTACACTTGCTCATCATCATTTCTTCGAAAAAGGAAGATGCTTGTGCAAGTTTCCCCTCTTTGC is a window encoding:
- the LOC130998997 gene encoding pentatricopeptide repeat-containing protein At1g80150, mitochondrial-like, coding for MVRIGFYFLQTSDFRIGSDQAKIRSVIRMLTHRNLATAAVSSSVNKVISASSSAGKPSSVDEPALVKLKNERDPEKLFNLFKANATNKLVVENRFVFEDTVSRLAGAGQLDYIENLLEHQKTLPQGRREGFIIRIIMLYGRARMTKHAVNTFCDMHLYGCVRTVKSFNAALKVLTESRDLQAINWFLNDVPARFGIVLDAYSFNIVIKGLCEMGILDKAFLVMAGMGKWGLAPDVFTYTLLIEASYKSNWPEIANGLWSRMVLKGCLPNIATFNVRIQYLVNKGRTWDANKLLDYMRRLKKSPEFPDEITYNLVIKGFCKMGNLKMAMYVYSAFRSEGYKPNQKIYQTLIHYFCEAREIDMAYNMCKQSMENNWYPSVDTINKLIDGLVRDEKLEKIDKARHIYSLALKRKPPFNSAQIEFMKSLV
- the LOC130998651 gene encoding uncharacterized protein At2g34160-like, giving the protein MIVSLTQLLNYITKRYMQQHSEVELSGLGMAISTVVSVAEILKNNGFAVEKKIMTSTVEIKDDSRGRPVQKAKIEVVLGKTANFDELMAVAQEGRENGNDEE